The genomic stretch CAGCCAGGGAGCCCTGAACACTTCCCGACAGGTCTGCTCTCTTTGCTTGATGCAGAATTGAGTCATCAGGACAGAAAGAGCTCAGTGTCTTGGGCCTTTgttatttttgtcatgttttaaaacttcttaaaataggccgggcggtggtggcacacgcctttaatcccagcacttgggaggcagaggcaggaggatctctgtgagttcgagatcagcctggtctacaagagttaattccaggacaggctccaaaaccacagagaaaccctgtctcgaaaaaccaaaaaaaaaaaaaaaaaaaaaattcttaaaatagaatttttttattggGTCTATAGGAAAGAAGTAGCTCATTGTCAGTCAAGTCACTGACTTAGCTCATGATAACAGAAAATTCTCATGTGAGACTCGGTTCTGGCCCCAGGGAACGTAAGGTGCAGCCAGAGGAGCAGGGTCTGGGCTGCACTGAGCCCAGAGTTAGACACTCAGGCAAAGAAGCATGTATAGGCACggagggctggaggagagagagtgtCTGCCATACCAGAGAAGCGAGGGCatacagagaggcagaaaggccaGGAGGGAGATCAGCAGTGGCTCCTAGGAGGCCACCCTCGAGGAAGAGGAATTCTGAGACTAAACTCTAGGGTGTCACGGTGCATTGCAACAGTTGGCGAATTGTCGTGTGGTGGCAATTTGATTTGATGACATGTAGTTATGGCCTGCTAAAAGTAGACCCTGGGGATCAGGATCACACACTCCGCCCCCACTTTAGACCCAAGCATGTTTGTCTTCAAGAGTCCTCCAAACCCTCTTGTCTGAGGGTGAGATGGCTCTCGTAACTTTCTGAGAGGATGGAAAGCGAGCAATGTTCCTGAAAACACCTATCAAGGCAACCCTTCCAACAAGGGTGACTATTGCTATCCCATGATATGAAATGTCTACAGTGGGAAAGCTCTGGCAGCTCAGACACAGAgtctgtgagagaccctgactccctctgcctcctgacttcgTTTCTGCTGGGTGTCGTGAGACTCGATTTGATGGTGCTTTCTTTTGATTGCTCTATCAATTAGACCACTGCAGTCATTCCACTggctgctgtgagccaccagctTTGAGGATGTTTTCCTACCTCTTTCCTCCACCTGCTCCTCACTCTTTATGATTTTACTACTGCTTGATAAACACCAAACTCACTCATTCAAAAATCCAGCCACTGTAGATCATTCTCAGCCCTCACAAAACAGCTGGCTTAGATGCTCTTCCTGCGACATTCAGACCCTTGATCTTAGACTGTATAGAGGGAACAATGGGCCCTGCTGTAATTTTATCATCATGAAACCAGTGGATTGTGAAAGATGGTTCTGGAAGAAGcatataaatgaatgaaagaggaaggtggggaagCCTGGCTGCTTCGGTCAGCAGTAAGCAGCCTGTCATGTGAGAAGAAGGTATCGGATACCGTTAGTTGGTTTTCTaacttgttttgtatttatttagatAAAGGGTCTGACACCATAGcgtaggctggcctgaaactcaccgcACAACTGAAACTTGTGTCTCttttcctgtctcaacctcctaaACGTTATACAGGTCACCATGCTTAGCTTCAGGCCACTGTCCACTGTTTTTCTATAGTATATGCATAGCATTTGTGGTAGGAAGAATAGGAGTCTCCTGAGGTGCACACACCCTAATCCCTGACCTACATCATCTTGAAAAGAGGACTTTTCGTGTGGGTAGGCCATGGATCTTACCGGAGGAGGCTTAAAGTCAACAAAGTCACTAGTGCGCTTGTGTCggcaagaagaagaaatgagtgaACAAGGCGTCAATGAGCACATTGCTTGCTGGTGGGGAGGGGACGCAGTGAGAGGAACAGAGGTGCCTCCAGCCGATGGGAAGGGACCCATCCCCCTGGGGCTCCAAAAGCACAAGGCCCTGCTGACCCTGGGATCCAGAAGCACAAGGCCTTGCTGACCCTGGGCTCCAGAAGCACATGGCCCTGCTGACCCCTAGGGCTCCAGAAGCACAGGGCCCTGCTGACCCTGGGCTCCAGCGGGTGTCACTCAGGCGACATTTCTGACCTACGGAGCAGTAGGAGAATGTGTGATCTTCGGACCCCCTGTATTGTGGCAGAgtatttttccttctcctctgccttctctttccttctgcctcctccttaattccctcctcatcctctcctcttccccttcttcttgttttctgttttaagtttaTTGAGATGGattcacatagctcaggctggctcaaactcactatatcccaaaggctggccttgacttcctGATCTTGCCGGCTCTTCCTCTGGAGTCCTGCTATGTCCAGTAAGCTGAAACCTTCTGCCTTTCTAGGCCTTACAGTCCTGGTTGGAGACTGAGGGTTTTCATGAGTGCGCTGAGTCATGCAGCCTTGGTAACAGACAGCGTTTCAGTTTCGAAAATGTGTCTAGAggaagagccagagacaggaggatgcttcTCCTTGTCCTGAGGCAGGTGTGTCTGACAATGAAGGAGCCGTAGGATGATAACCATCAGAGTCCAGCTAAATGGAACAAAAGAATGTCTTCCAAATAGCGGGCGCTGAGAAGGAGAGATATCAAAGACGCTGGTGGTTACCCTCTCCTCTGGTTCTACAGTTGTTGAACAGATGCCAAACCAGAAGACACTGAGAATTGTGGCTCACCTCCCTCCTTTTGAGCATCACTCCAAGTGCTTTTCTCCCTGGATCCAGACACAAGACTTCAATGAGATTGACTTCCGTCTTTGCATAATTGAAAGTAATTCAATTGAGATGAATATTTTACTGAGAATATGTGGTTCCCTTTGGAAACTGCCCTCATTCTCCCATCCACAATGGGGACAGGCTGCTCAGTCACTTGAGACTCAGGGCACCTGTGGGCCACGCATGATCATGAGCCTGAGAAGCAGGAAAGTGAGGTTGATCACTGAAGCCCTTGAGTTAAGGACCCTGAAGTGGAGAGCATATGGGCATGAGAGAGATCAGCTTCCTGCAGGGAAAGATAACTAGAGTTAAGGACAACCCTGTAGTGTCCCAACTCTAGAGGCTGCTGGGAACGTGACAGGCGCATCGTACTTGAAATCTGACCCCTCCCTGGACTAGGACACACTGAAAGTACAGGGTCAGATAAAAAGGCAAGTTCCTGCTGCTTGTATGGGTGGATGCAACTTTCTGGGATCTAAAAATCCGCATTAATGTGTTCCTTGACAAATTCTTCAAAGATCTTGCTTTCTTCAATTCCCTGAATTCATAAGCCTgccaagaaaattatatatatatatgtaaatatatgacaaatatattatatatataattattgttgTCAACTTTACACTTATCTAAacctataaaaacaaacactagCCCTGTGTACATGCACAGCCCCCCAGGAGCCATTGACATAGTGGCTTCTGGGGTCCTTTGCACGCATCATCATCGACAGGGAGAGCCTAACAGACACTCACAGCAATGTGCTGATAATGCCACATTTCAATACTTAACAAAACCTCAGTGATGAGAAATGTGGGGTTACAGGTCAAATGGAACACAAGACTGTAGAGCAAACTGTGCCTAGCCACCCCTGACGTGTTCGTTGTAATGAAACCATGGAAGAAATGGCCAGAGTCTAAGCGAGCAGCTCTCTAGGTGGTGGGATGTTCTGTGTTACTTTACTTCGCTCCACAGTTCCTATAACTGAGCATATTGGCATCATAATAAAAAAGTCATTAGAAATAGTAAAGCTAAAATTTTAGATGGTGAGCTTCAGCATCCAAAATAACCCTTCTCTCTGTGATAAGAGGTACGAGATCGAGGGGAAGCACATACCCGTTCTGCAGGTGACCCTGGGAAGACAAAAGATCTAAGTTCCATGAGACTTCAAGATGTATCTTCTCTTACATCACAAAGAGATCATGCCTGAAGATGCCACCATGGTAGGAAATACAATGGCACCCACAATGCCCATGTCCTAACTCCTAGGACTTACAAACGAGTCATCATGACAACAGGGGCTCTCAGAAGTCCTTTGGGGATTTGAGAGGTAAGAGCTTCCTGGATTGTCCACAGGCCCCTAACAGTAATGGAGGGAGTAAGGACTGTCATGCTCCTTCCTGTATGGTGCTAATAAGAACCTCTGAAGCTAGTCCTTTAGATAGGAGACTTCATATTCCTGtgtcttgttttaaaatgctgttgttttgtttgtgagcctagcctttaatggctgagccgtctctccagccctggccaaaagatacttaaggaaatgttcaacatccttagtcatcagggaaatgcaaaccaaaacgactctgaaataccatcttacaccagtcagattggttaagatcaaaaacatcagtgataacttatgctggagaggatgtggagtaaggggaacactcctccattgctggtgggaatgcaaacttgtataaccactctagaaatcagtataatggtttctcagaaaattgggtatCAAGCTaactcaggatccagcaataccactcttgggcatatacccaaaagatgctcaatcatactacaaaaacatttgttcaactatgttcatagcagcattatttgtaatagccagaaccttgaaagAGATgtcccttaaccaaagaatggataatgaaaatgtggcacatattattttatttatttgcaaatttatttaaatactttatataGTTACAAATTgtagtactactcagtggtaaaaaaaaatacaacgacatcttgaattttgcatgcaaatggacagaactagaaaaatccattctgagtgaggtaacccagacccagaaagatgaacatggtgtgtactcactcataagtggataccagcTGTGAAGCAAAGGATATTCAGCTGATCcatctggaaaggggaaatagacaagattgcctgacagaattgggagcataggggttaggggagaagaaagggtggaaagggaaaaggaggggagaaggggagggggaagagaacttgaggaaCTGGGATAGATGAGACGGAGGAAGGACCGAGATAagagcagggaaagagatattttgattgagagagccattattgGGCTAGCAAGAAagctggcactagagaaattcccaggaattcacaaggatgaccccagctaagaccctaagaaatagaggagagggtgcccaaattggccttgccccatagtcagattgatgactatcttaaatattagatatttagaaccttcatccagcaactgatggaaacagaggcagacccacattggagcactggactgagctcccaaagtccagctgaagagtgggaggagtgagaatatgagcaaggaggtcaagaccaggatggggacacccactgaaacagtttgcctgaggtAATGAAAGCCCGCCAACcccagccggacagggaaggaaacagcaaagGTCCAAACTAATCTCtatgaatgtgagtgacagttgcatgctggggcagactgtggggccactggcagtggcaccaggatttatctctactgcatgtactggctttttgaaaacCTAATCTCTTTGAATGGATGCCTTGtccagcctagatatagtagggagggccttgaaccttccccaaagcaatgcaccctaccctctctgaggagtggatcaggggtggggtggggtggaaggtgaagggaaggagaggaggggagggagtgggaactgggattagtatgtataatgaaaaagatagtttttttaaaaaaagaaaaaaatataaaaaagagaaaagaaaaaaaaaagaacttccagTTGAATATGTCACACTGGGCATAATCTTTGCTATGATTGTTTTCTCCCAAAACTCCACTAAGATGAtgtggaataaaatttaaaagcagaaacaaaaaggaatgcTGTTGTTTGCCCTccccaaagaataaatacaagaaTTTCATAGTTCTCTTCTCAGGAAAAGCCCACGTGggtttccttcctcctgccagcCACCCTCTCACACAGTGTTGCGTCCTTCAAATGCCCACAGTCTCCCTATCAGGAGGCCTTGGTGGTCCAGCTGTTCAGACCGGCTTTATCTGTCACCctctgtcctcctgtctccactgccccTGACCACAGTGCATCCACGCGGCTCATGCCCTCTGGTCACTCCCAGAACACAGCTCCACCAGACAAAACAATGTGGCTCCATACAGTGCCATACAGGGACAGGGTGAAGCATGCATGGATGGAGGATTTTACCTGGCTTGCAGGGTCCAACCCCCAATGTTCTAGGCCCTTTCCAGGTAGTGTGAGTGTCAAGGAAGAGTCTTAGCAGAAAACTAGTTCCNNNNNNNNNNNNNNNNNNNNNNNNNNNNNNNNNNNNNNNNNNNNNNNNNNNNNNNNNNNNNNNNNNNNNNNNNNNNNNNNNNNNNNNNNNNNNNNNNNNNcacccacacacacacccccccacaccccacacccacacccacacacacacacacacacactttagactGAATGGAAGAATAAATGACAAATTTCAACTTTAAGTGGCCAGGAAATCTGAAATACTCTATCAAGAGAGTGTGGCAACCAGATCTGACCTCACGTATAAAATCCAGCCATACACAGGGGGTCTGACCTCACGTATAAAATCCAGCCATACACAGGGGGTCTGACCTCATGTATAAAATCCAGCCATACTCAGGGGGTCTGACCTCACGTATAAAATCCAGCCATACTCAGGGGGTCTTCCCAGTGTCATTATTTAAGGCAGGGAGCTGCAAGCCTCCCTCGTGAGCCGGTCACACTACAGAACAATCCGCCTGTTTCAGTCATTGTTCTAATGTTCAAAGGTGCAGAAGTCTTCGCGGTGTTAACCGTTTTCTCTAGTTCCCCTTTCAGCAGCTGGGACACAAGCTCCGCTCACTGATCGTTCTCAGAACACTGTAGTGCTGGCTTTGGGGCCCCTGAAGGGAACTGAAACACAATTTCCCCTTTCCCAGGAGCAAACAAACAGGGCAAAACTTGgggttttcctgtctctgtccatcCTCTTCCCCCAAACAAATTTTGCATCTCCTTGGGCCAGATCCAGTTAATATTTCAGTATTATTTTCTCACCAAATGCAGAACTCTTCTGCTCTGTAGTGGGGGAGCACATCTTTTTTCTCAGAGGAAAGAACACAGTGAAGCCTCCTTTCACTGCTTCAGCTCCGCGTGGCCTCGGCCCATGGCGCCCCCCAACTGCTCAGCTGCCAGCACCGCAGTGGAGACAGCCGTGGGCACCATGCTGACGGTGGAGTGTGCTCTGGGGCTCACAGGCAATGCCATTGCCCTCTGGACCTTCATCTTCCGCCTCAAAGTGTGGAAGCCTTATGCGGTTTACCTGTTCAACCTGGTGATGGCTGACCTGCTGCTGGCCACCTGCCTGCCACTCCTCGCCGTCTTCTACCTGAAGGGCAAGACCTGGGAACTCGGCAGTGCCCCCTGTGACGTCCTGCTCTTCCTGCTGGCCTTCAGCCGTGGTGTAGGGGTGGCCTTCCTGACAACAGTGGCTCTAGACCGGTATCTGCGCGTGGTCCATCCTCGGCTCAGGGTCAACTTGGTGTCTCCAAGGGCAGCCTGGGTCATCTCCAGCCTAGTATGGCTTCTCATGGTTGCCCTCACTCCCCAAAACCTGCTCGCTCAAAAGGCTACCCAGAATTCCACGGAGTGTCCCAGCTTCTACCCCATAGGAGAGAGCACCTGGCAGGAGGTGCTCTTCTTCCTGCAGCTCCTGCTTCCCTTTGGCCTCATCATCTTCTGCAACACTGGGCTCATCAGGACCCTCCAGGAGAGACTCCGAGAGTCTGACAAACAGCCCAGGTTCCGGAGGGCCAGGGTGCTGGTTGCCATGGTGCTGGTGCTGTTTGGGCTGTGTTTCCTGCCTTGCGTCCTGGCCAGAGTCCTGGTCCATGTCTTTCGGGAATTTGAGAGCTGCCTTGTCCAGCGAGCCATAGTGCAGACCTCGGACATC from Microtus ochrogaster isolate Prairie Vole_2 linkage group LG9, MicOch1.0, whole genome shotgun sequence encodes the following:
- the Gpr31 gene encoding 12-(S)-hydroxy-5,8,10,14-eicosatetraenoic acid receptor — its product is MAPPNCSAASTAVETAVGTMLTVECALGLTGNAIALWTFIFRLKVWKPYAVYLFNLVMADLLLATCLPLLAVFYLKGKTWELGSAPCDVLLFLLAFSRGVGVAFLTTVALDRYLRVVHPRLRVNLVSPRAAWVISSLVWLLMVALTPQNLLAQKATQNSTECPSFYPIGESTWQEVLFFLQLLLPFGLIIFCNTGLIRTLQERLRESDKQPRFRRARVLVAMVLVLFGLCFLPCVLARVLVHVFREFESCLVQRAIVQTSDIAGSLTCLHSVLSPVIYCFSNQAFTHSYRKVLRSLRGWKKAEEPAVSNLRDSYS